In Vicugna pacos chromosome 27, VicPac4, whole genome shotgun sequence, one DNA window encodes the following:
- the MFGE8 gene encoding lactadherin isoform X1: MPGSRLLAALCGALLCASGLFAASGDFCDSSQCLNGGTCLLDQDKPNFYCLCPEGFTGLICNETEKGPCFPNPCHNDAECQVINDSHRGDVFTQYICKCPHGHTGIHCEIVCSMPLGMETGAIADSQISASSLHLGFMGLQRWAPELARLHRTGIVNAWTSSNYDRNPWIQVNLLRKMRVTGVVTQGASRAGSAEYLKTFKVAYSVDGRKFQFVQNTEGSGDKVFVGNMDNNGLKVNLFDIPLEVQYVRLVPVICHRGCTLRFELLGCELNGCAEPLGLKDSTIPDKQITASSFYKTWGLSAFSWYPFYARLDNQGKFNAWTAQTNSAAEWLQIDLGSLRRVTGIITQGARDFGHIQYVAAYRVAYSDDGENWTEYRDQGAVEGKIFPGNFDNNSHKKNMFETPFLARFVRILPVAWHNRITLRVELLGC, from the exons ATGCCAGGCTCCCGTCTGCTGGCCGCGCTCTGCGGCGCGCTCCTCTGCGCCTCGGGACTCTTCGCCGCCTCGG GTGACTTCTGTGACTCCAGCCAGTGCCTGAATGGTGGGACCTGCTTGTTGGACCAGGACAAACCCAACTTCTACTGTCTCTGCCCTGAAGGCTTCACGGGCCTTATATGCAATGAGACTGAGAAAG gtcCCTGTTTCCCAAATCCCTGCCACAATGATGCCGAATGCCAGGTGATCAATGACTCACACCGAGGGGACGTCTTCACCCAGTACATTTGCAAGTGCCCTCATGGCCACACAGGCATCCACTGTGAGATAG TCTGTTCCATGCCACTGGGCATGGAGACGGGCGCCATCGCCGACTCCCAGATCTCTGCCTCGTCCCTGCACTTGGGTTTCATGGGTTTGCAGCGCTGGGCCCCGGAGCTGGCTCGCCTGCACCGCACGGGCATCGTCAATGCGTGGACATCCAGCAACTATGACAGAAACCCTTGGATCCAG GTGAACCTGCTGCGGAAGATGCGGGTCACAGGTGTGGTGACGCAGGGTGCCAGCCGCGCAGGCAGTGCCGAGTACCTGAAGACTTTCAAGGTGGCCTATAGTGTCGATGGGCGCAAGTTCCAGTTCGTCCAGAATACAGAGGGCTCAGGAGATAAG GTGTTTGTGGGTAATATGGACAACAACGGCCTGAAGGTCAACCTGTTTGACATCCCTCTGGAGGTGCAGTATGTGAGGCTGGTGCCCGTCATCTGTCACCGGGGCTGCACCCTCCGCTTTGAGCTCCTTGGCTGTGAGTTGAATG GATGCGCCGAACCCCTAGGCCTGAAGGACAGCACCATCCCGGACAAGCAGATCACAGCCTCCAGCTTCTACAAGACCTGGGGCCTGAGTGCCTTTAGCTGGTATCCCTTCTACGCACGGCTGGATAATCAGGGCAAGTTCAACGCCTGGACCGCCCAGACCAACTCTGCCGCTGAGTGGCTGCAG ATTGACCTAGGCTCCCTGAGGCGAGTGACCGGCATCATCACCCAGGGGGCCCGAGACTTTGGCCATATCCAGTACGTGGCAGCCTACAGGGTGGCCTACAGTGATGATGGTGAGAACTGGACTGAATACAGGGACCAGGGGGCCGTGGAAGGCAAG ATATTCCCTGGCAACTTCGATAATAACTCGCACAAGAAGAACATGTTTGAGACGCCTTTCCTGGCCCGCTTTGTGCGCATCCTGCCCGTGGCCTGGCACAACCGCATCACCCTGCGCGTGGAGCTCCTGGGCTGTTAG
- the MFGE8 gene encoding lactadherin isoform X2: MPGSRLLAALCGALLCASGLFAASGPCFPNPCHNDAECQVINDSHRGDVFTQYICKCPHGHTGIHCEIVCSMPLGMETGAIADSQISASSLHLGFMGLQRWAPELARLHRTGIVNAWTSSNYDRNPWIQVNLLRKMRVTGVVTQGASRAGSAEYLKTFKVAYSVDGRKFQFVQNTEGSGDKVFVGNMDNNGLKVNLFDIPLEVQYVRLVPVICHRGCTLRFELLGCELNGCAEPLGLKDSTIPDKQITASSFYKTWGLSAFSWYPFYARLDNQGKFNAWTAQTNSAAEWLQIDLGSLRRVTGIITQGARDFGHIQYVAAYRVAYSDDGENWTEYRDQGAVEGKIFPGNFDNNSHKKNMFETPFLARFVRILPVAWHNRITLRVELLGC; the protein is encoded by the exons ATGCCAGGCTCCCGTCTGCTGGCCGCGCTCTGCGGCGCGCTCCTCTGCGCCTCGGGACTCTTCGCCGCCTCGG gtcCCTGTTTCCCAAATCCCTGCCACAATGATGCCGAATGCCAGGTGATCAATGACTCACACCGAGGGGACGTCTTCACCCAGTACATTTGCAAGTGCCCTCATGGCCACACAGGCATCCACTGTGAGATAG TCTGTTCCATGCCACTGGGCATGGAGACGGGCGCCATCGCCGACTCCCAGATCTCTGCCTCGTCCCTGCACTTGGGTTTCATGGGTTTGCAGCGCTGGGCCCCGGAGCTGGCTCGCCTGCACCGCACGGGCATCGTCAATGCGTGGACATCCAGCAACTATGACAGAAACCCTTGGATCCAG GTGAACCTGCTGCGGAAGATGCGGGTCACAGGTGTGGTGACGCAGGGTGCCAGCCGCGCAGGCAGTGCCGAGTACCTGAAGACTTTCAAGGTGGCCTATAGTGTCGATGGGCGCAAGTTCCAGTTCGTCCAGAATACAGAGGGCTCAGGAGATAAG GTGTTTGTGGGTAATATGGACAACAACGGCCTGAAGGTCAACCTGTTTGACATCCCTCTGGAGGTGCAGTATGTGAGGCTGGTGCCCGTCATCTGTCACCGGGGCTGCACCCTCCGCTTTGAGCTCCTTGGCTGTGAGTTGAATG GATGCGCCGAACCCCTAGGCCTGAAGGACAGCACCATCCCGGACAAGCAGATCACAGCCTCCAGCTTCTACAAGACCTGGGGCCTGAGTGCCTTTAGCTGGTATCCCTTCTACGCACGGCTGGATAATCAGGGCAAGTTCAACGCCTGGACCGCCCAGACCAACTCTGCCGCTGAGTGGCTGCAG ATTGACCTAGGCTCCCTGAGGCGAGTGACCGGCATCATCACCCAGGGGGCCCGAGACTTTGGCCATATCCAGTACGTGGCAGCCTACAGGGTGGCCTACAGTGATGATGGTGAGAACTGGACTGAATACAGGGACCAGGGGGCCGTGGAAGGCAAG ATATTCCCTGGCAACTTCGATAATAACTCGCACAAGAAGAACATGTTTGAGACGCCTTTCCTGGCCCGCTTTGTGCGCATCCTGCCCGTGGCCTGGCACAACCGCATCACCCTGCGCGTGGAGCTCCTGGGCTGTTAG